Part of the Acropora palmata chromosome 10, jaAcrPala1.3, whole genome shotgun sequence genome, TTAAACGCACCAACGCGGCAcataaaaatgaacaaaagtgTTGCCAGATGCACTCTCTCACCACTGAGCCTTTAATTAGAGAGGAGAGCGAAGAAATGAACGCAAAatgcacgtgaagggcgtgtgGAGCGTGCAAATGTCCTCCTTTTgctcattaattaattttttttaactagcGGCgcacaaattaaagaaattaaaaaattaattcgtAGACGCATTTTCCTGTCGATAATTAGTGTCTAAATTAGGTACCAATGATGGAGAAAGTGGTAAATTCGTATTTCATCGGTGAGTTTTGTTTGCGTCGATAAGTTTATGTATGGTTAACCATACATAAACTTATCGAGTTTTTCGTCGTTCTAGTTCTTGTTGACTTCGTCGTTGCTTGAATTGTTGTGTTAAACTAACCAGTAATATCAAGATCGCACGTGGACTCCAGCCAGCCCTTATCCTTCCAGCGACCATGAGACAACGGAGATTAAGAAAGTCAAGAAGAGCTGAACTGAGGAGGTACGGGTAATTTGAAGGGAAAAGTCTAATAGATATGTCTTGTTAAGTCCACAATTTCAAGATACGCGGTTCTGCATTCGATAATGGCTAGGAATttgagaaattattttctttttaactttgaaGCGAGATGTTCGGTCGGTCACCATATATTATATGGTAGTTGAATTCGATTGAGCGGTAATTTATTAGTCTTGTGAAATTCTAGAGTTGATTCCCTAATCAGCTCATTtcgagaaaaggaaaaacgatGTCTTGCCAACTAATTTAAGAAAGCTTTTCGATTTAACAAACGGACAAGTGAGCCTTGAATCAAGAATGGTATTAGCAATTTCGATTTGGTAGGACGTGCCTCtcctgtttgtttgtttcttgaggTAGAAATTTAAATGTTGTTAGTTCATTCCCACTCCAGAACAGGGCCAATTGATCCCACTCGTTTATATATTACAATATATCGTGTGAGTggagttgtttatttttgggGTTTGGCAAAAGCGACTCACCAGTGGCAAACAAATCTTCTGACAGATTTTCAGAGGACTCAGCTATCATCATACTTAAATAAAACCTTTCCCACCAACAACTTACAGGagaaaaacacagaaaaacgTTGTcaatcactttatttatatCGAACCATCTGTTGTAGTTGCATTTTAAGAATATGACTTCAAATTTTCAACGCGCTACCGGTTTCAACGCTAAGAACTTTTGCATCTGCTAGATAGCGGTTCGCAgaaataaaattcttttttttttttttttttttcaacttttccaCACAATACTGAACGGTTCactgtaaggttgtaaggcttaaatttttgttaattagGGTTCAAAACGCGGCCCATTGTTTTCCTTGTACACGTTCgaaaacaacaatatttcagagTTTTAGAAACTGAAAATTGGTTAGATAATATGACTCGGCgaagaggaaaaacaattgaGTGTAAGTGTGCCGTTCAACCTATTTGTGAGGGTCATTGAATTCAACTCATCACATGAAGTTAGTAATCAACTAGTTCGATCGAAAATGAAGATTTGTTTTGGCAAACTCATCTTGCAATTCTAAAGTTAGAAAGAGTAGTGTTTTCCTAACTACACTATTAGATTTTATTTCATCACGggatttttcttgtcattaaGGCACAAAAGAGCAATGAATGCCTTAATCCTTGTCCTATGTATCACCCAGGAGATTTACCTAGGGACACATGCTTTTTTGACAAGTAATGTTCGTTTTTGATCCGCATACAATTCCTTTTTCATTGCCTTCGACAGCAGTCGTTTGCTCAATTTTTGTACTTTTAcccttttaatttcaaagatgATCTTTGCAAATTGTCTtctaaactgaaaaaagaacCACTGCTTTTCTAACGTAGGTTACTTTCTAAAAGATTtctaaaactttttttctgttttcatatGGATAACTGTTCGTGGGAACACCAAAGAACCGGCCCAAATGTTGAAATCACCTTATTAACTTCTAAAGAATTGTGGCGGGCACACACTTTTTGTACCCCGCGGGTAAACAAAGAACAATTACATTAGTCAACGTATTTTCCATTCTTCGTCGTACATGGATCATGTCCGGCGACAACTGTACAGAAAACTATTGATTGTGTGCTGCTGGCAACATCCCAAGTTCACATTGAATGATTCACCGCTGctctttttgaaacaaaaagaggcGTTGCCCTTTGTTTGCAACGTTTACTGTTGTTTTCCACCCAACGGTCCGATTCTATGAGTCTAAAATTGTTTCGTGTTTTTCAAAGTTGTAAATTTTAATAGATCACGATATATTAAAGTtgttatttacaattttaatAAATGCATTGTATATGTAAACCGCAAAGCAGGCAGCTGATTCAAATGCCTGATGACAAAAAGATACATCTTGAGAAAAGGCATGTTATaagcacttgaaaaaaaaaagatttcgCTTCACACAAATTACTAGCTCTCTCTTCCATTTTTACCTCATTATAACTGGGATTCGCGTGTGAGATTAGTATCGTTGGTATATTTACATTTTCGAGATGAAAGGCAAGACCCGCTGACAAAAAAGGGGGCGAAACGAGATGCCTTTTTTCCTCTGAAAGGAAGGTTACTGATTAGCTAGCCTGATTATTTCTTATCTCTTCTGCAACgaaattttgcttttccaGATTCTTAACAACTAACGTAAACTTCCGTTGTTTTGGCACAATAATTTCTTAAGTTACTTAGTATCCATTTCTGCGCTCTGAATCAGTGATGAAGTAACAACAGTTTTTGAATCTTTCTTCGTTGATACTTTCAATTGTCTCGGCCATAACTACTAAGCGTTGTATTCCCAAACTTCTCTCCTCCTTTTAtcattgtttctttgtctgtaTTTCCTTGATCTCGAGCTAGGTTCTCTCCTTTCTTTCCCAAACTGGAGCTGTCGGGTTTGTCCGTTTTTGCTTCTCTTCTTTTCCACTTCATTCGCCTGTTCTGAAACCAGGTTTTAACTTGCGCTTCGTTCAGTCCTAGAATCTGTGACAGCCTCGTGCGATTGGTTGAGTCTAGGTATCGTTGTTCCGAGAACTTTTTCTCTAGAACTCTTAGTTGTAAGTCGGTGAAGACAGTGCGAGATTTTCGACATCGTTTTCCACTGGGTGTTCGGAGAGCTGGTTTCACACGGAAGTAAACTGGCAGAGGGTGGTGAATGGTTATCTCTGAGCTTGCAGAGGACtctaaattaaagaaaagaaggtGAAGTTTTAAACGGGAAAATTTCAAACGGCGACAAGAAGCCAAAATGGGAAACAATCTATTTTTTCGTAAGATGGAGATAAAGAACACTTTctctttaaaattaaaaaattgaaaaaaattaaaatttaaaatctaactgtttaaaattaaacaaccAAGCAGTTTTATAGCTTTCCGTGAATCAAGAGCTTTTAAGTTATTTATGGCAGTATTTACAAAATAGGTTCAAAAGATTAATTAGGCAAGCGCCTAAAGTCTTAAGAAGATGCAAGacaagtttttcattcttgCAAGTGAAAAACAGAGCATTTCCTCTTCTAAAAATCTGCTCGCTGGTTTCTCTGTCATCCATGGCATTAGTGCTGCGCAAAAATGGCTCATAAGAATTTGAACGCCAAACAAAATGAAGTTTCTAAGAAGCTTACAACACTTCATGGGATAACGATCACTTTCTAATAGTCAATTAATTCTTATTCTTATAACAAACCCTCGTTTCCTCGCGACAAAACCTAAATTTAACGACCTCTTGAGAAACCGCAAATAAGCCGAGGTTTGATCATAAGCGATCTTTTAACTGAGTCGTTACGTTTAAAGTGGTGAAAAAACGACACAGCAGAAgtaaaatttcagttttttgacTTACCAGGAATGCTGAGTTTTCCTGAGGAAGACGGAAGAAGGGCTCTCGGGTCAGTTCCGTAACTGAATGGGAATTGAGATGGCAAGTTTGAGTTGAACGCTTCGGGTTGAGTAAACGCGCTGGTTTGTTTGGTCATAAAACAAGGCTGTGAAGGGTTGCAAATTCTGCTTTCGTCGAGGAAATGTGTCGGCGGAGAAAAGAGGTTATTCTGCATATACTGAGGCTTTTGGTAAAACAGGAACGAATCTTGGTAATACATGTCGGCTACTGGGCGATATCGTTGAAGCGAGGTTTAGTTCCCCTTAAAACCGAAGCTAGCACGACCTATCAATAGCAAATGAATCTCTTTATTATCAAGGGCCTTCGGAAATGCCATAAAAAGCATCTTTGCGTTGATTGACAGGTTGAAAAGTATCTCGTTCAAATAAAACGCcgttttgacattttttactGGCATTTGTGTGCTCTCAGCCCCATGCCGTAAGTAATTAGGAAACGCGCCCAacgttttctttctcttgacACTTTAAAAGTGCCGCGGGGCTTTAGGTCAGGTGATAAAGGTTTTTATTGTACCACTTTACATTACCACCCAAATTAATTGTGGTCGTTATTCAATTAGTGTTTATAATAAACTCGGAAAGAGTGTCAATTAGAATCCATTATCGTAAGA contains:
- the LOC141895335 gene encoding uncharacterized protein LOC141895335, which codes for MYYQDSFLFYQKPQYMQNNLFSPPTHFLDESRICNPSQPCFMTKQTSAFTQPEAFNSNLPSQFPFSYGTDPRALLPSSSGKLSIPESSASSEITIHHPLPVYFRVKPALRTPSGKRCRKSRTVFTDLQLRVLEKKFSEQRYLDSTNRTRLSQILGLNEAQVKTWFQNRRMKWKRREAKTDKPDSSSLGKKGENLARDQGNTDKETMIKGGEKFGNTTLSSYGRDN